A single Longimicrobiales bacterium DNA region contains:
- a CDS encoding NUDIX domain-containing protein, giving the protein MARPESARERGAQPQPTTIETSAGGVVIRMIEGVRHVLIILDPYKKWGLPKGHVEGEETPEQAAVREVTEETGLTDLRPSEELVTIDWHFRARGRKVHKYTTFFLMYSDTGEPVPETREGITECEWVPLHMAHQRISYENASEVIQIAHQLLLEETSDETAD; this is encoded by the coding sequence ATGGCCCGACCCGAATCCGCACGTGAGCGTGGCGCACAGCCGCAACCCACGACCATCGAAACCAGCGCGGGTGGCGTTGTGATAAGGATGATCGAAGGGGTTCGGCACGTCCTGATCATCCTTGACCCATACAAGAAATGGGGACTTCCGAAGGGGCATGTGGAAGGCGAGGAGACCCCTGAACAGGCGGCGGTTCGAGAAGTGACGGAGGAGACGGGACTCACCGACCTGAGGCCGTCGGAAGAGCTGGTGACCATCGACTGGCACTTTCGGGCACGGGGGCGAAAGGTTCACAAGTACACCACCTTCTTTCTCATGTACTCGGACACGGGTGAGCCGGTGCCGGAGACAAGAGAAGGGATCACGGAATGTGAGTGGGTACCCCTGCACATGGCACACCAGCGAATCTCATACGAAAACGCAAGTGAAGTCATACAGATTGCCCATCAGCTCCTGTTGGAAGAAACCTCGGACGAA
- a CDS encoding site-2 protease family protein: MAAEKGVKADPEVWLSLLEDYRVLSLPHDTVLEGRLKPGFGSDSPEVAQVLRQWPARAYISKTAGGTEVVLVYQLKNEPWKFPWVHALLLFVTLITTLGSGAMMTGADPFRTHLFELGSFQLPYPTGLDLSRLWRGAAFAIPFLTVLLAHEMGHWCAARYHGVRATLPYFIPCPPYLSVIGSLGAFIRLRGPSVRRSILFDIGASGPFASFIVSVPLFIAGLGLSRTVPVPASIASPFVVRFTGQPIWLGNGGLTHVLTTWFGPGPVGEAAILLHPLALAGWLGLFVTALNLLPLGQLDGGHVLYALTPAKHGRLARLFLGILVVLGTGWWGWWAWAVLVFFLHRGKVVHPPVLQPEPGLGRVRSGLAWVLILVFVACFVLVPIDL; this comes from the coding sequence ATGGCGGCTGAAAAGGGGGTCAAGGCTGATCCCGAGGTTTGGCTGTCGCTTCTGGAAGACTACCGGGTGCTTTCGCTCCCGCACGACACCGTGCTGGAGGGTCGCCTGAAGCCTGGATTTGGCTCCGATTCTCCTGAGGTCGCCCAGGTCTTACGACAGTGGCCAGCTCGAGCGTATATCTCGAAGACGGCGGGCGGTACAGAGGTCGTGCTGGTCTATCAGTTGAAGAATGAGCCGTGGAAATTTCCGTGGGTTCATGCGTTGCTCTTGTTCGTGACGCTGATCACCACTCTCGGGTCCGGGGCTATGATGACGGGTGCCGATCCCTTCCGGACGCACTTGTTCGAACTGGGATCGTTTCAGCTCCCCTATCCGACTGGTCTTGATCTCTCTCGCCTTTGGAGAGGCGCCGCGTTCGCGATCCCTTTCCTCACGGTTCTTCTGGCTCACGAAATGGGACACTGGTGCGCCGCTCGATACCACGGTGTTCGGGCGACCCTCCCGTACTTCATCCCGTGCCCGCCGTATCTATCGGTCATCGGGAGTCTCGGAGCTTTTATCCGTCTCCGGGGGCCAAGCGTTCGAAGATCGATCCTGTTCGATATTGGTGCGTCGGGCCCGTTTGCCTCATTCATTGTGTCGGTGCCCTTGTTCATCGCAGGGTTGGGCCTGTCGCGGACTGTGCCTGTCCCGGCTTCGATCGCCAGTCCCTTCGTCGTCCGTTTTACCGGACAGCCCATATGGCTCGGTAACGGAGGCTTGACGCATGTGCTCACTACTTGGTTTGGTCCGGGCCCGGTTGGTGAGGCCGCGATCCTCTTGCATCCCCTCGCCCTCGCTGGCTGGCTCGGGTTGTTCGTCACTGCGCTGAACCTTCTCCCTTTGGGTCAACTCGATGGCGGCCACGTGTTGTATGCGTTGACGCCGGCGAAACACGGGCGACTGGCTCGTCTTTTCCTGGGCATCCTAGTCGTGCTGGGCACGGGATGGTGGGGATGGTGGGCATGGGCGGTGCTGGTCTTTTTCCTCCACCGCGGAAAAGTGGTTCATCCACCCGTTCTGCAGCCCGAGCCAGGACTGGGTCGGGTCCGCTCGGGCCTGGCCTGGGTGCTAATTCTCGTTTTTGTAGCCTGTTTTGTCTTGGTCCCAATCGACCTGTAA
- the rho gene encoding transcription termination factor Rho, which produces MDIAELKSKNVGELHDLAEELNLSSFTGLRKQDLLLKIEQAMLDRGERLTAEGVLQLLPEGYGFLRSQAWNYINSPDDIYVSPSQMKRFNLRTGDTLIGEVRPPKKGERYIALLQVDSINGLDPEKTSDRGEFDSLRPMYPEKRLNLEVPGSEGSIPMRMVDLIAPIGEGQRGLIVSPPKAGKTTILRQMANAIATNSPDVHLIVLLIDERPEEVTEMKESVNGEVIASTFDEPAQRHVQVADMVLEKAKRLVEHGKDVVILLDSITRLARAYNSIIKHSGRIMSGGVDAKAMQRPKKFFGAARNIQDGGSLTIVATALIDTGSRMDEVIFEEFKGTGNMELVLDREISDRRIWPAINLNRSSTRKEELLLSDVELNRVFLLRNFLAHMDPVEAMEFLIERMQLSETNAEFLDDMTRGV; this is translated from the coding sequence GTGGACATCGCTGAACTCAAGAGTAAGAACGTCGGAGAGCTGCACGATCTGGCTGAGGAGTTGAACCTCAGCTCGTTCACAGGCCTCCGCAAGCAGGATCTTCTATTGAAGATCGAGCAAGCCATGCTCGATCGCGGAGAGAGGCTCACGGCCGAGGGCGTCCTCCAGCTGTTGCCGGAAGGGTATGGGTTCCTGCGCTCGCAGGCGTGGAACTATATCAACAGCCCGGACGACATCTACGTCAGTCCCTCCCAGATGAAGCGGTTCAATCTGAGAACGGGCGATACGCTGATCGGCGAGGTGCGGCCGCCGAAAAAGGGCGAGCGCTACATCGCCCTGCTTCAGGTCGACTCCATCAACGGTCTCGACCCCGAAAAGACCAGCGACCGTGGGGAGTTCGACAGCCTCAGGCCGATGTACCCGGAGAAGCGACTGAATCTCGAAGTACCCGGTTCCGAAGGGTCGATCCCGATGCGAATGGTCGACCTGATCGCACCCATTGGGGAAGGCCAGCGCGGCCTGATCGTCTCGCCGCCGAAAGCCGGAAAGACAACGATCCTTCGACAGATGGCCAACGCCATCGCTACGAACTCTCCGGACGTCCACCTGATCGTCCTGCTCATCGACGAGCGGCCGGAAGAGGTGACGGAGATGAAAGAGAGCGTGAACGGTGAAGTGATCGCGTCCACCTTCGACGAACCTGCGCAGAGGCACGTACAGGTCGCAGACATGGTCCTCGAAAAGGCCAAGCGACTGGTTGAGCACGGCAAGGATGTAGTGATCCTGCTCGATTCGATCACGCGACTGGCGCGAGCTTACAATTCGATCATCAAGCACTCGGGTCGAATCATGTCCGGCGGCGTCGACGCCAAGGCCATGCAGCGCCCCAAGAAATTCTTCGGCGCTGCGAGGAATATCCAAGACGGGGGGTCACTGACGATCGTTGCGACCGCGCTGATCGACACCGGAAGTCGAATGGACGAGGTGATCTTCGAGGAGTTCAAGGGCACCGGAAACATGGAGCTCGTCCTCGACCGGGAGATATCCGACCGGAGGATCTGGCCAGCGATCAACCTCAACCGTTCGAGCACGCGAAAGGAAGAACTTCTCTTGAGTGACGTTGAGCTCAACCGCGTCTTCCTGCTTCGGAACTTCCTCGCCCACATGGATCCAGTCGAAGCGATGGAGTTCCTGATCGAGCGGATGCAGCTGTCGGAAACGAACGCCGAGTTCCTCGACGACATGACGCGAGGCGTCTAG
- a CDS encoding DegV family EDD domain-containing protein yields MRRSLFAACDHAQRQRAELNRINVFPVPDGDTGTNLALTVRAVADHLRTVRDRSVGIVAHEAAQGAVLGARGNCGMMLSHFLLGFAESLEGQDRVDSVGFASAMTTGFEKLYDSIEDPVEGTILTVMRDAAAASGHAESDFVPLVSHVVEQARDSLARTPDQLAVLKKAGVVDAGAKGFVSMLEGVLFFVEGVTIAVGSGAADAEQDGGLAAAAGLVDYPSAEEQYQFCTEALVRGDALPDQKAAREILRDFGDSLIVIRSEDILKVHIHTDEPEDVFDYLRTVGSLVTHKAEDMKAQHDAIGAGAGHIQLARRPVAVVTDSACDLSEEIVRAHGINVVPMSLVDGNTTYRDGVDISATEFHDRLGSAESLPTTSQPTPAAILEGLARAAEEGEAVVGVFLSSTLSGTVTSAEAAAERFDAVPLRVVDSLGASLLLGLLVLKASELAEAGRSLDEIVEELGRIRTHSGILFTVRSFERLIASGRVGRGKAFVGRFLGVKPIMGMSAEGRVVPFGKAFGVRRARGEMLRVLRTKIPTGTEKVRFGVVHVGMPEIVAEMSDRIRSEYGDRVEILSAPATPVIATHLGVGAWGIAYMVED; encoded by the coding sequence TTGAGGCGGTCTCTTTTCGCCGCGTGCGACCACGCGCAGCGCCAGCGCGCTGAGCTGAATCGCATCAACGTGTTCCCCGTTCCAGACGGAGACACAGGCACTAATCTGGCGCTCACTGTGAGGGCCGTGGCCGACCACCTGCGCACTGTCAGGGATCGGTCCGTGGGTATCGTTGCGCACGAAGCGGCACAGGGCGCGGTGCTCGGCGCACGTGGGAATTGTGGCATGATGCTCTCGCATTTTCTCCTCGGCTTTGCGGAAAGTCTCGAAGGCCAGGATCGAGTGGACTCGGTTGGGTTCGCTAGTGCGATGACGACTGGATTCGAAAAGCTTTACGATTCCATTGAGGATCCGGTCGAGGGGACGATTCTCACCGTAATGCGCGATGCAGCTGCGGCGTCCGGTCACGCCGAGTCCGACTTCGTACCGCTCGTCAGCCATGTCGTGGAGCAGGCGCGAGACTCTCTCGCTCGAACACCGGATCAACTCGCGGTTCTCAAGAAGGCTGGCGTGGTGGATGCGGGCGCGAAGGGATTCGTCAGCATGCTCGAGGGCGTGCTGTTTTTCGTCGAAGGAGTGACGATTGCGGTGGGATCCGGGGCGGCGGATGCAGAGCAGGACGGAGGGTTGGCAGCGGCTGCGGGGCTGGTCGATTATCCGAGCGCGGAGGAGCAGTATCAGTTCTGCACGGAGGCGCTCGTCCGTGGCGATGCCCTTCCTGACCAGAAGGCCGCGCGGGAGATCCTCCGCGACTTCGGTGATTCACTTATCGTGATTCGATCGGAAGACATTCTGAAGGTGCACATCCATACGGATGAGCCGGAAGATGTCTTCGACTACCTCCGTACGGTCGGGTCGTTGGTCACCCACAAAGCTGAAGATATGAAGGCCCAGCACGACGCGATCGGGGCAGGAGCAGGGCACATACAACTCGCTCGCCGTCCAGTTGCCGTGGTCACAGACTCTGCGTGTGACCTTTCCGAGGAGATCGTGCGGGCACACGGTATCAATGTCGTGCCTATGTCCCTCGTCGATGGGAATACGACCTATCGGGATGGAGTCGACATCTCAGCGACCGAGTTCCATGACCGCCTCGGGTCCGCCGAATCGCTACCTACCACGAGCCAACCGACCCCGGCTGCAATTCTCGAAGGCTTGGCCCGTGCCGCAGAGGAAGGGGAGGCCGTGGTTGGCGTCTTCCTCTCCTCGACACTGTCGGGTACCGTGACTTCGGCTGAGGCGGCTGCCGAACGCTTCGACGCAGTGCCACTCCGAGTCGTGGACTCACTGGGGGCCTCGCTCCTGCTCGGCCTCCTAGTGTTGAAGGCCTCGGAACTGGCGGAGGCGGGTCGTTCTCTCGACGAGATCGTTGAGGAGCTAGGGCGCATCCGGACCCACTCGGGAATTCTCTTCACGGTTCGTTCGTTCGAGCGCCTGATCGCATCTGGTCGGGTTGGTCGAGGTAAGGCCTTCGTCGGACGTTTTCTGGGAGTGAAGCCGATAATGGGCATGTCGGCTGAGGGACGAGTCGTCCCGTTCGGGAAGGCCTTCGGAGTTCGGCGTGCGCGTGGTGAAATGCTACGCGTACTCCGAACGAAGATCCCTACTGGCACAGAGAAGGTGCGGTTCGGGGTGGTTCACGTCGGGATGCCGGAGATCGTGGCCGAAATGTCGGACCGGATTCGGTCCGAATACGGTGATAGGGTGGAGATTCTTTCTGCCCCGGCGACGCCCGTCATCGCCACGCACCTCGGAGTCGGGGCGTGGGGCATCGCTTATATGGTCGAGGATTGA
- a CDS encoding DUF5916 domain-containing protein — protein sequence MPIRLVFLCLLFVFFGGLPAIGTAQESSDPLLGASASGQVATAHPIQVAPDIDGMLDEAFWDSIPVISGFLQRDPVDGAAASERTEVRIAYTPTALYFGMTMYDSEPDLVLGNILQRGGWIDKDDNVRIAIDTYHDGRNAYLFEIGALGAQDDALISDEGGQDWNWDGIYTTEARITDEGWVLEAEIPFTTLRFDDPTSPEMGIAMFRSIRRKNESVYWPHIGQEYRAGISQVSRYATLTGFENLEKGRQIQVKPFGIAGATNTSADGTDTEVDAGLDVKASITSNFTLDLTYNTDFAQVEVDNVQINLTRFNLFFPEKREFFLERAGLFQFGAPKESEVFFSRQVGLDADIVGGGRLTGQAGPISIGAMSLRTDDALPNGNTDPNDPTAVPAAWNSVARLRGDLMGRTTLGGIVTSKETTSGHNRVIGADIESRFWTSSSFLLWGANVSDTKHMEGDGESYAAQAELILQNDLYIAEITRTVTGEAFNPALGFVRRPDQKRWGGQLGYRPRFEQSEWARQLSLTAGANHITGIDGAKQSHLGQFVTNLSLQSGDNTSATARERFERLTEPAFINGREIPVGDYTFRTVSANFRPNRARSLGVRFSGSYGGFWSGTRAEIGGGLVWIANKHLTVDTNASWNNVSLPVPDGDFSTTLVSTRLEAALNRRLFAYALVQWDDVSNTLQSNIRIDWIHTPGSDLFLVFDTGYITGTLDDPRDTRWNRRTGVVKLTYLKAF from the coding sequence ATGCCAATACGTCTCGTTTTTCTCTGCCTTCTGTTCGTCTTTTTTGGAGGCCTGCCGGCAATCGGCACGGCCCAGGAGTCATCTGACCCACTCTTGGGGGCGAGTGCATCCGGTCAGGTCGCTACGGCGCACCCGATCCAGGTCGCCCCGGATATCGACGGGATGCTCGACGAAGCGTTTTGGGACTCCATCCCGGTCATAAGCGGCTTTCTTCAGCGCGATCCGGTTGATGGAGCCGCCGCCTCGGAGCGAACCGAGGTGCGCATCGCCTACACACCTACCGCGCTGTACTTCGGCATGACGATGTACGACTCCGAGCCCGACCTCGTTCTGGGCAACATTCTCCAGCGCGGTGGATGGATCGACAAGGACGACAACGTCCGGATTGCGATCGATACGTACCACGACGGCCGCAATGCCTACCTCTTTGAAATTGGGGCGCTAGGTGCCCAGGACGACGCCCTCATATCCGACGAAGGCGGCCAGGACTGGAACTGGGATGGGATCTACACGACCGAAGCGAGGATCACCGACGAGGGATGGGTTCTGGAGGCCGAGATCCCTTTCACGACACTGAGGTTCGACGACCCGACTTCGCCCGAGATGGGTATCGCGATGTTTCGGTCGATCCGACGGAAAAATGAGTCCGTGTACTGGCCTCACATCGGCCAGGAGTACCGGGCGGGAATCTCGCAGGTCTCCCGCTACGCCACCCTCACGGGCTTCGAGAATCTCGAGAAGGGTCGGCAGATTCAGGTAAAGCCATTCGGCATCGCGGGAGCGACCAACACCTCGGCAGACGGCACCGACACCGAGGTCGATGCCGGCCTAGACGTGAAAGCGTCGATCACATCGAATTTCACGCTCGACCTGACCTACAACACAGACTTCGCTCAGGTCGAGGTGGACAATGTTCAGATCAATCTGACCCGATTCAACCTGTTCTTTCCCGAGAAGCGAGAGTTCTTCCTGGAGCGGGCAGGGCTATTCCAGTTCGGCGCACCGAAGGAGTCTGAGGTCTTCTTCTCAAGGCAAGTCGGGCTCGACGCCGACATCGTTGGAGGGGGTCGCCTGACAGGCCAGGCAGGCCCCATCTCGATCGGAGCCATGAGCCTGCGGACCGACGACGCTCTCCCGAACGGAAACACCGATCCAAACGACCCGACCGCTGTACCCGCCGCATGGAACTCAGTCGCCCGGCTCCGTGGTGATCTGATGGGGCGAACGACGCTTGGCGGCATCGTAACGAGCAAGGAGACGACGTCCGGTCACAACCGCGTAATCGGTGCCGATATCGAGTCTCGATTTTGGACGAGCAGTTCGTTTTTGCTGTGGGGCGCGAACGTCTCTGACACCAAACACATGGAGGGTGACGGCGAATCCTACGCCGCTCAGGCCGAGCTCATTCTGCAGAACGATCTGTACATCGCAGAGATCACCCGTACAGTGACCGGCGAGGCGTTCAACCCAGCTCTTGGATTCGTGCGCCGACCGGATCAGAAACGATGGGGCGGGCAGCTCGGCTATCGGCCTCGCTTCGAGCAGAGCGAGTGGGCCCGCCAACTCTCTCTGACGGCGGGAGCGAATCACATCACGGGTATCGACGGCGCTAAACAATCTCACCTCGGCCAGTTCGTGACCAACCTTTCGTTGCAGTCCGGCGACAACACCAGCGCCACGGCCCGAGAGCGCTTCGAGAGACTGACCGAGCCGGCCTTTATCAACGGACGTGAGATTCCGGTGGGCGACTACACCTTCCGGACGGTGTCGGCCAACTTTCGTCCGAATCGCGCCCGATCGCTCGGAGTCCGCTTCAGCGGCTCCTACGGCGGCTTCTGGTCCGGGACGCGCGCCGAGATCGGGGGCGGTCTCGTCTGGATCGCAAACAAGCATCTGACTGTGGATACGAACGCGAGCTGGAACAACGTCTCCCTTCCGGTGCCCGACGGTGACTTCTCGACCACGCTCGTCAGCACCCGCCTCGAGGCTGCACTCAATCGACGGCTCTTCGCGTATGCGCTGGTCCAGTGGGACGACGTGTCCAACACACTTCAGTCGAACATCCGGATCGACTGGATTCACACACCGGGAAGCGACCTGTTTCTGGTCTTCGACACCGGGTATATCACCGGCACGCTCGACGATCCACGGGACACGCGTTGGAATCGACGGACCGGGGTGGTGAAGCTGACGTACCTGAAGGCGTTCTAG
- a CDS encoding asparaginase domain-containing protein encodes MSEAIRLFVTGGTFDKEYDEIHGSLQFRDTHLPQMLEMGRSKLDVRVRTLMMVDSLDMSDADRALIASNCRDAPEPHIVITHGTDTMVDTARALVEVVPNKTVVLTGAMIPIAFGSSDGLFNLGGALAVVQVLPPGVYITMNGRVFAWDGVKKNHATGVFEGLS; translated from the coding sequence ATGAGCGAAGCCATTCGTTTGTTCGTGACGGGTGGAACGTTCGACAAAGAGTACGACGAGATTCATGGCTCTCTACAGTTTCGCGACACCCATCTTCCTCAGATGCTCGAGATGGGGCGCTCGAAGCTCGACGTTCGGGTTCGGACGCTCATGATGGTGGACTCGCTCGACATGAGTGATGCGGATCGTGCGCTGATCGCGAGCAATTGCCGTGACGCTCCTGAGCCACATATCGTCATCACGCACGGGACCGACACCATGGTCGACACGGCCCGAGCACTCGTAGAGGTTGTGCCGAACAAAACGGTGGTCCTGACTGGCGCGATGATTCCTATCGCGTTTGGAAGCTCAGATGGCCTCTTCAATCTGGGCGGTGCACTCGCCGTCGTTCAGGTGCTCCCACCCGGTGTATACATCACCATGAACGGCCGAGTCTTCGCGTGGGATGGTGTAAAGAAGAACCACGCCACGGGGGTCTTCGAAGGGCTGTCGTAG
- a CDS encoding metallophosphoesterase family protein yields the protein MRSYRRIALFGGVYSNHLALSAAIEDALGRDVDGMMCLGDLGAFGPHPDRVFPLLREHDIEVVKGNYDDSIARGLDDCQCGYTDPRDNHFARISYRYTFDNTSPENRVWMSNLPYEIRFRLGDLDVLACHGSPRQTNEFLWESTTPTHFLDKLATDYSADVVVGTHTGLRWNRSWGEQRTFVNVGALGRPANDGSPAVWYAILQAEARDMDVEFVSVAYDHLALAKEMRDEELPEEFVETILTGWWTTCLEILPGKERAAGRF from the coding sequence GTGAGAAGCTATCGGCGCATAGCGCTCTTCGGCGGTGTGTACTCGAACCATCTGGCACTCTCGGCTGCCATCGAAGACGCGCTCGGCCGTGACGTCGACGGAATGATGTGCCTGGGTGATCTGGGCGCGTTTGGTCCACATCCTGATCGGGTCTTCCCGCTGCTGCGCGAACACGACATCGAGGTGGTGAAGGGCAACTACGACGATTCAATCGCGAGAGGCCTCGATGACTGTCAGTGCGGGTATACCGACCCGCGAGACAATCACTTCGCGAGGATCTCGTACCGGTACACGTTCGACAATACGTCACCTGAAAATCGCGTCTGGATGTCCAACCTTCCCTATGAGATCCGATTTCGACTGGGCGATCTCGACGTCCTGGCCTGCCACGGGAGCCCCAGGCAGACAAATGAGTTCCTGTGGGAGTCGACCACGCCCACGCACTTTCTCGACAAGCTGGCGACCGATTACTCCGCCGATGTCGTCGTGGGTACGCATACGGGTCTGCGCTGGAATCGGAGCTGGGGCGAGCAACGCACTTTCGTAAACGTCGGTGCCCTGGGCCGGCCGGCGAACGATGGGAGCCCGGCCGTTTGGTACGCGATCCTGCAGGCCGAGGCGCGCGACATGGACGTCGAGTTCGTCTCCGTCGCGTATGACCATCTGGCACTGGCCAAGGAGATGCGAGACGAAGAGCTTCCGGAGGAATTCGTCGAGACGATTCTTACGGGTTGGTGGACCACATGTTTGGAAATCTTGCCGGGAAAAGAGCGAGCTGCCGGGCGATTTTAG
- a CDS encoding radical SAM protein — protein MTKALPTVRPGDHAIAVLPAGPAARNGTDIVPEVELRALDQLWFQVSGTVCNLRCQHCFISCSPENHSFWFMSRDQVAASLAESVRLGVKEYYFTGGEPFMNRDMLGILEDTLQIGPATVLTNATLLPQRVVDRLAELSRASRYTLELRVSIDGVTADMNDAIRGPGSFERAVAAVGRLAAAGFLPIITTMQSWPDHETDPMLQDFHQVLADVGYDRPRLKVLPPLRIGSEASRDRPYDEAEAVTVDMMAEYPSDLLLCSSARLVTSTGVWACPILLDYSSGRLADTLDEAVAVPARLAEQACYTCWVNGAICSNMPGFAMEQT, from the coding sequence ATGACGAAGGCATTACCGACGGTCAGACCGGGAGATCATGCGATCGCGGTTTTGCCTGCTGGACCCGCAGCTCGAAACGGTACCGATATCGTACCGGAAGTCGAACTGCGGGCGCTCGACCAACTCTGGTTCCAGGTGTCCGGGACGGTGTGCAACCTCCGCTGTCAGCACTGCTTCATTTCGTGCTCCCCCGAGAACCACTCGTTCTGGTTCATGTCCCGTGACCAGGTCGCTGCGTCGCTCGCTGAGTCGGTGCGCTTGGGGGTGAAGGAGTACTACTTCACCGGTGGGGAGCCGTTCATGAACCGCGACATGCTGGGGATTCTCGAGGACACGCTACAGATTGGCCCTGCCACCGTCCTGACCAATGCGACGTTGCTGCCGCAAAGAGTCGTCGATCGCCTGGCAGAACTCTCTCGAGCCTCACGCTACACGCTTGAACTCAGAGTGAGTATCGATGGCGTCACTGCAGATATGAACGACGCGATCCGAGGCCCTGGGTCTTTCGAGCGCGCCGTGGCAGCCGTCGGGAGGCTCGCGGCCGCGGGCTTCCTTCCAATTATCACTACGATGCAGTCGTGGCCTGATCATGAAACTGACCCCATGCTCCAGGACTTCCACCAGGTACTCGCTGACGTCGGGTATGACCGGCCGCGCTTGAAGGTTCTGCCACCGCTGCGGATCGGGTCCGAGGCGAGCCGAGATCGCCCCTATGATGAGGCTGAGGCCGTAACCGTCGACATGATGGCGGAATATCCCTCCGATTTACTGCTCTGTTCGAGCGCACGACTGGTGACGTCGACCGGAGTCTGGGCTTGTCCGATTCTCCTCGACTACTCATCGGGTCGCCTGGCGGATACGCTCGACGAAGCGGTCGCGGTGCCCGCCCGCCTTGCGGAGCAGGCCTGCTATACGTGCTGGGTGAACGGGGCGATCTGCTCGAACATGCCTGGCTTCGCGATGGAGCAGACGTGA